In Lacrimispora indolis DSM 755, a genomic segment contains:
- a CDS encoding YraN family protein, with the protein MYLKNHREVGNEFEDAAAAYLEKNGYVILERNYRDRLGEIDIIAKNGIELVFVEVKYRRTLEKGDPAEAVHLLKQRKIRNAAKGYLYRHRLGEDIPCRFDVVAILGEEIRLIKDAF; encoded by the coding sequence ATGTATTTGAAAAATCATCGGGAAGTCGGAAATGAGTTTGAGGATGCGGCTGCCGCATATTTGGAAAAAAATGGATATGTAATATTGGAACGGAATTATCGGGACCGCCTGGGTGAGATTGATATTATCGCAAAGAATGGGATAGAATTAGTCTTTGTGGAAGTAAAATACCGGCGGACTCTGGAGAAGGGTGATCCGGCGGAAGCTGTTCATCTTTTGAAACAGAGAAAAATCAGGAATGCTGCAAAAGGGTATTTATACCGACACCGTCTGGGAGAGGATATTCCCTGCCGGTTTGATGTGGTGGCGATCCTGGGAGAGGAAATCCGGCTGATTAAGGACGCATTTTAA
- the pgeF gene encoding peptidoglycan editing factor PgeF, producing MKDMWKRRVQEMRMDYKTVEKVPYLSFPILEKTGLVKQGFSTKLGGVSQGKFATMNFTFTRGDNRAHVLENYSRMGKALGVDVERMVLSYQTHTTNVRLVTEEDAGKGIIKERDYENVDGLITNVPGITLVTFYADCVPLYFLDPVHRAIGLSHSGWRGTVNRMGKITLEKMREAFGTRAEEVIACIGPSICRDCYEVGSEVAQEFRKGFDKRHWEGILAEKEDEKYLLDLWRANEIILLETGVKQENIQVTDICTHCNSDYLFSHRTTGNERGNLAAFLGLAEK from the coding sequence ATGAAAGATATGTGGAAACGAAGAGTTCAGGAAATGAGAATGGATTATAAAACAGTAGAAAAGGTACCTTATTTATCTTTTCCGATTTTAGAAAAAACAGGGCTTGTAAAGCAGGGTTTTTCAACGAAGCTGGGAGGAGTCAGTCAGGGAAAGTTTGCTACCATGAATTTTACATTTACCAGGGGAGATAACCGGGCCCATGTCCTGGAAAACTATAGCAGAATGGGAAAGGCCCTGGGAGTTGATGTGGAACGGATGGTCCTGTCCTATCAGACTCATACCACCAATGTCCGGCTGGTGACGGAAGAGGACGCAGGGAAAGGGATCATAAAGGAACGGGATTATGAAAATGTGGATGGATTAATCACCAATGTCCCGGGAATTACCCTGGTGACTTTTTATGCGGATTGTGTGCCCCTTTATTTTCTGGATCCTGTCCATCGGGCCATTGGGCTCAGCCATTCCGGCTGGAGAGGGACTGTGAACCGTATGGGGAAAATCACCCTAGAGAAAATGAGAGAAGCTTTTGGAACAAGGGCAGAGGAGGTGATCGCCTGCATTGGCCCCAGCATCTGCAGGGATTGCTATGAGGTAGGAAGCGAGGTCGCCCAGGAGTTTAGGAAGGGATTTGATAAAAGACATTGGGAAGGGATATTAGCTGAAAAGGAAGATGAGAAGTATTTGCTTGATCTTTGGAGGGCAAATGAGATTATCCTGTTGGAAACAGGAGTGAAGCAGGAAAATATCCAGGTCACGGATATCTGTACCCATTGTAATTCAGACTATTTATTTTCCCATCGGACGACTGGAAATGAGAGAGGGAATCTGGCGGCATTTTTAGGGCTTGCGGAGAAATAA
- a CDS encoding ribose-phosphate pyrophosphokinase, with the protein MAHDYVFNDQLPVAPLKIAALESCRELAGKVNDHIVGFRRNDIQELIRRKADLHYRGYDVDSYLLKCECPRFGSGEAKGIIKESVRGTDVFVMADVTNHSITYSVNGYTNHMSPDNHFQDLKRIIGACSATAHRVNVIMPFLYESRQHKRTKRESLDCAMALEELVFMGVSNLITFDAHDPRVQNAIPLSGFDNFMPTYQFVKAVLKQYPDLRIDKEHLMVISPDEGAMDRAVYLANNLSVDMGMFYKRRDYSKVVDGRNPIVAHEFLGSSVEGKTVLIVDDMISSGESMLDTAKELKDRKADKVIVCCTFGLFTNGLTKFDEYYNRGYIDCVVTTNLNHRPKELLEREWYVEADISKYIAAIVNSLNHDVPISRALSSTEKIQNLLKKYVLV; encoded by the coding sequence ATGGCACATGATTATGTATTTAACGACCAACTACCTGTTGCTCCCTTAAAGATTGCAGCGCTGGAAAGCTGCCGGGAACTGGCCGGAAAAGTAAACGATCACATCGTAGGTTTCCGCAGAAATGATATCCAGGAGCTCATACGCCGGAAAGCCGATCTTCACTACCGCGGGTATGATGTGGACTCCTACCTTCTCAAATGCGAATGCCCGCGTTTTGGAAGCGGAGAAGCAAAAGGCATTATCAAAGAATCTGTCCGGGGAACGGATGTCTTTGTAATGGCAGATGTCACCAATCACAGCATAACCTATTCGGTCAATGGTTATACCAACCACATGTCACCTGATAATCATTTTCAGGATTTAAAAAGGATTATCGGCGCATGCAGCGCAACGGCCCACAGGGTAAATGTCATTATGCCGTTTTTATATGAGAGCCGCCAGCACAAAAGAACAAAAAGGGAGTCCCTGGACTGCGCCATGGCTTTGGAAGAACTGGTTTTTATGGGAGTCAGCAACCTCATCACCTTTGACGCCCATGATCCCCGTGTTCAAAATGCTATTCCTTTAAGCGGCTTTGACAATTTCATGCCTACCTACCAGTTTGTCAAGGCAGTGTTAAAGCAGTATCCGGACTTAAGGATCGATAAGGAGCATTTAATGGTCATCAGCCCGGATGAAGGCGCTATGGACCGTGCTGTGTACCTGGCAAACAACTTAAGCGTGGATATGGGTATGTTCTATAAGAGACGGGACTACTCCAAAGTGGTGGACGGACGCAACCCTATCGTTGCCCACGAGTTCTTAGGTTCCTCCGTAGAAGGCAAAACAGTGCTGATTGTAGACGATATGATCTCTTCCGGAGAGAGCATGCTGGATACTGCAAAGGAATTAAAAGATCGAAAGGCGGACAAGGTAATCGTATGCTGTACCTTCGGCCTCTTCACCAACGGACTGACCAAATTCGACGAGTATTACAACCGCGGCTACATTGACTGTGTCGTTACCACCAATCTAAACCACCGTCCCAAGGAATTACTGGAAAGAGAATGGTATGTGGAGGCGGACATCAGTAAATACATTGCGGCAATTGTGAATTCCTTAAATCATGACGTGCCTATAAGCAGAGCCCTTTCTTCTACAGAAAAGATACAGAATTTATTAAAAAAATATGTTTTAGTTTAA
- a CDS encoding DUF512 domain-containing protein, with amino-acid sequence MSKRGHIIKAVDPGSIAEQLELEPGDAVLSIDGHELEDIFDYEYYINSESIFMTVKKKNGEEWELEIENQFEDLGITFENGLMSEYKSCRNKCIFCFIDQMPPGMRETLYFKDDDSRLSFLQGNYVTLTNMSDHDIDRIIKFKLAPINISVHTTNPSLRCEMLHNRFAGKALDKIQRLYEAEIPMNGQIVLCKGVNDGKELERTIEDLSNFLPYMESVSAVPVGMSKYRDGLYPLQPFTNEDAKEILEIIERWQKKLYKTHGSHFIHASDELYILAGLSLPEEGRYDGYIQLENGVGMLRLLEEEVRAALENMEGDSKSEEISIATGRLAAPYIESHAKLIQEKFPGRIIHIYPITNAFFGEQITVAGLITGQDLIGQLKDKVIGSRLLLPECMFRSGEEVFLDDLTRQDVQNALQVQVDIVKSSGQDFVQAVLGPVEENGASYEGYELSTPAGIPLHPIG; translated from the coding sequence ATGAGCAAAAGAGGACATATTATTAAAGCAGTCGATCCCGGCTCTATTGCAGAACAGCTGGAACTGGAGCCAGGAGATGCGGTCCTGTCCATAGATGGTCATGAGCTGGAAGATATTTTTGATTATGAGTATTATATTAACAGCGAGTCCATTTTCATGACTGTAAAAAAGAAAAACGGGGAAGAATGGGAGCTGGAAATAGAGAATCAATTCGAGGATCTGGGAATCACCTTTGAAAATGGGTTGATGAGCGAATATAAATCCTGCCGGAACAAATGCATTTTCTGCTTTATCGACCAGATGCCCCCTGGAATGAGAGAGACCCTGTATTTTAAGGATGACGATTCCAGGCTTTCCTTTTTACAGGGAAACTACGTGACGCTGACTAATATGAGCGATCATGACATCGACCGCATCATTAAATTTAAACTGGCGCCTATTAACATTTCCGTTCACACCACCAATCCTTCCTTAAGATGTGAGATGCTTCACAACCGGTTTGCAGGCAAGGCCCTGGACAAGATCCAAAGGCTGTATGAGGCGGAGATCCCCATGAACGGACAGATCGTGCTGTGCAAGGGTGTCAATGACGGAAAGGAACTGGAGAGGACCATAGAGGATTTGTCAAACTTCCTTCCATACATGGAAAGCGTATCAGCGGTTCCTGTGGGAATGTCAAAATACCGGGATGGCTTATATCCTTTACAGCCCTTTACCAATGAAGATGCAAAAGAGATACTGGAAATCATAGAACGGTGGCAGAAAAAGCTGTATAAGACCCATGGCAGCCATTTCATTCACGCCAGCGATGAGCTTTATATCCTGGCCGGACTGTCCCTTCCGGAAGAAGGGCGTTATGACGGGTATATCCAGCTGGAAAACGGAGTGGGTATGCTCCGGCTTTTGGAAGAAGAAGTCAGGGCTGCCCTGGAAAATATGGAGGGTGACAGCAAATCCGAAGAGATTTCAATTGCAACAGGCAGACTTGCCGCCCCCTATATTGAAAGTCATGCAAAACTGATCCAGGAAAAGTTTCCCGGACGGATCATTCACATTTATCCCATTACCAATGCCTTTTTCGGTGAACAGATCACGGTGGCAGGCTTGATCACCGGACAGGATCTGATCGGGCAGCTTAAGGATAAGGTGATTGGCAGCCGGTTATTGCTTCCGGAATGTATGTTTCGAAGCGGTGAAGAGGTATTTCTTGACGATCTGACACGGCAGGATGTACAAAATGCTTTACAAGTACAGGTAGATATTGTAAAATCAAGCGGTCAGGATTTTGTACAGGCTGTTCTCGGGCCGGTAGAAGAGAATGGAGCTTCTTATGAAGGTTATGAGTTAAGCACCCCAGCGGGTATCCCTTTACACCCCATAGGGTAG
- the der gene encoding ribosome biogenesis GTPase Der translates to MSKPVVAIVGRPNVGKSTLFNVLAGDTISIVKDTPGVTRDRIYADCTWLNMNFTLIDTGGIEPDSSDIILSQMREQAEIAIATADVIIFIVDVRQGLVDADSKVADILRKSKKPVVLAVNKVDSFQKFGNDVYEFYNLGIGDPVPVSAASRLGLGDLLDEVAKHFGTADTEEEEDDRPRIAIVGKPNVGKSSIINQLLGENRVIVSDIAGTTRDAVDTEIVHNDTEYVFIDTAGLRRKSKIKEELERYSIIRTVTAVERADVVVVVIDAEEGVTEQDAKIAGIAHERGKGIVVAVNKWDAIEKNDKTIYEYTNKIKNTLSFMPYAEFVFISAKTGLRMSKLFEVIDMVRENQTLRVATGVLNEIMTEAVALQQPPSDKGKRLRLYYITQVAVKPPTFVIFVNDKELTHFSYTRYLENKIREAFGFKGTSLKFIYRERSGKEQ, encoded by the coding sequence ATGAGTAAACCAGTAGTTGCCATCGTAGGCCGCCCCAATGTGGGAAAGTCTACGTTGTTTAATGTTTTGGCCGGTGATACCATTTCTATTGTAAAGGATACACCAGGCGTTACCAGGGACAGGATCTATGCGGACTGTACCTGGTTGAATATGAATTTTACCCTGATTGATACAGGAGGTATTGAGCCGGACAGCAGCGACATCATCCTGTCCCAGATGCGGGAACAGGCGGAGATTGCCATTGCCACCGCAGATGTCATCATTTTTATCGTGGATGTTCGTCAGGGGCTGGTGGATGCGGATTCCAAGGTAGCGGATATACTTCGGAAATCTAAAAAGCCCGTCGTCCTTGCGGTCAATAAGGTTGACAGCTTCCAGAAGTTTGGAAATGATGTGTATGAGTTCTATAACCTGGGAATCGGCGATCCGGTTCCGGTATCTGCAGCTTCCAGGCTGGGCCTTGGAGATCTCCTTGATGAGGTGGCAAAGCATTTTGGCACTGCAGATACAGAAGAGGAAGAGGATGACAGGCCGAGAATTGCAATTGTGGGAAAGCCAAACGTGGGCAAATCTTCTATTATAAATCAGCTTCTGGGAGAAAACCGGGTCATTGTCTCCGACATTGCAGGCACTACCAGAGATGCGGTGGATACGGAGATCGTTCACAATGATACGGAATATGTGTTCATTGATACAGCCGGCCTGAGACGGAAAAGCAAGATCAAAGAGGAACTGGAACGTTACAGCATCATCAGGACCGTAACGGCTGTTGAAAGGGCCGATGTGGTGGTAGTGGTCATTGACGCTGAGGAAGGCGTGACCGAGCAGGATGCAAAAATTGCAGGCATTGCCCATGAGCGGGGAAAGGGCATTGTGGTTGCGGTCAACAAATGGGATGCCATTGAAAAGAATGACAAGACCATCTATGAATATACCAACAAGATTAAAAACACCCTGTCTTTTATGCCTTATGCAGAGTTCGTATTTATTTCAGCAAAAACCGGACTGAGGATGAGTAAGCTGTTTGAGGTGATCGATATGGTTCGGGAAAACCAGACACTCCGGGTGGCTACGGGCGTTTTAAATGAAATCATGACAGAAGCCGTTGCCCTTCAGCAGCCCCCGTCTGACAAAGGCAAGCGGTTAAGGCTTTATTATATCACCCAGGTTGCTGTAAAGCCCCCGACCTTTGTGATCTTTGTAAATGATAAGGAACTGACTCACTTTTCCTATACCAGATACTTAGAGAATAAGATCAGGGAAGCATTCGGTTTCAAGGGAACCTCCCTTAAGTTTATTTATAGAGAAAGAAGCGGAAAGGAACAGTAG
- the plsY gene encoding glycerol-3-phosphate 1-O-acyltransferase PlsY, producing the protein MERMICLIAGYLFGLIQSGYFYGKVHKIDIRNYGSGNSGTTNALRVMGAKAGAVVFFGDFLKSLLPCLLMRVLFRSQPEMIYLLILYMGFGVILGHNYPFYLNFKGGKGIAATAGLIVAVDLRLTLLCLAAFVLIVAVTRYVSLGSLVVATILFVWLFLFGKTGAYGLDPRTLPEFYIVAALISGQAFWRHRANIGRLVRGRENKISIGSGKK; encoded by the coding sequence ATGGAGCGAATGATCTGTCTTATTGCCGGTTATTTATTCGGGCTCATACAGTCCGGCTATTTTTACGGAAAGGTCCATAAAATCGATATCCGCAATTACGGAAGCGGTAATTCCGGAACCACCAACGCTTTAAGGGTCATGGGGGCAAAGGCCGGAGCAGTCGTCTTTTTCGGTGATTTTTTAAAGTCATTGCTGCCCTGCCTGCTGATGCGGGTCCTGTTCCGCTCCCAGCCGGAGATGATTTATCTCCTGATATTGTATATGGGCTTTGGCGTTATTCTGGGGCATAATTACCCGTTCTACTTAAATTTCAAGGGAGGAAAGGGAATTGCGGCCACTGCCGGGCTGATCGTAGCTGTTGATTTAAGACTGACACTCTTATGCCTGGCTGCATTTGTTTTGATCGTTGCTGTTACAAGATATGTTTCTCTGGGCTCTCTGGTGGTCGCAACAATTTTATTTGTATGGCTGTTCCTCTTTGGAAAGACGGGGGCTTATGGTCTTGACCCAAGAACGTTGCCGGAATTCTACATAGTGGCAGCCCTGATAAGCGGTCAAGCGTTCTGGCGCCACCGGGCAAATATCGGACGGCTTGTCCGTGGCAGAGAGAATAAAATTTCCATTGGATCTGGAAAAAAATAA
- a CDS encoding NAD(P)H-dependent glycerol-3-phosphate dehydrogenase encodes MAKIGVIGSGSWGIALAALLYNNGHEVTVWSALPEEISEMKSTHRHHTLPDLELPGDMIFTEDLEEAMTGRDLLVTAVPSVYVRSTARKMNPFCRYGQVVVNVAKGIEESSLMTLSEILEEELPMADVAVLSGPSHAEEVSKGLPTTCVAGARTRKTAEYIQGIFMSEVFRVYTSPDIQGIELGASLKNVIALAAGIADGLGYGDNTKAALITRGIAEISRLGTAMGGKFQTFCGLSGIGDLIVTCASMHSRNRRAGILIGQGKTMEEATKEVKMVVEGIYSAKAALALSVKYGISMPIVEQVNAVLFDGKPASEAVKDLMLRDKTIESSDLPWDK; translated from the coding sequence ATGGCTAAAATCGGAGTGATCGGATCAGGGAGCTGGGGAATTGCGCTGGCAGCCCTTCTATATAATAATGGGCATGAAGTGACTGTCTGGTCGGCTCTTCCCGAGGAAATTTCGGAGATGAAATCGACCCACAGGCATCATACTCTTCCGGATCTGGAGCTGCCTGGGGACATGATTTTTACGGAAGATTTAGAAGAAGCCATGACAGGACGGGATCTTCTGGTAACTGCCGTTCCTTCCGTATACGTCCGTTCCACTGCAAGAAAGATGAATCCGTTTTGCAGATATGGCCAGGTAGTTGTTAATGTGGCAAAAGGAATCGAAGAGTCCTCTCTTATGACCCTTTCTGAAATTCTGGAAGAGGAGCTTCCAATGGCAGATGTGGCAGTCCTTTCCGGTCCCAGCCATGCGGAAGAGGTGAGCAAAGGCCTGCCCACCACCTGTGTGGCAGGTGCCCGCACCAGAAAGACAGCTGAATACATCCAGGGTATTTTTATGAGCGAAGTTTTCCGGGTTTATACAAGCCCTGATATCCAGGGGATCGAGCTGGGAGCTTCCCTTAAAAATGTCATCGCCCTTGCTGCCGGAATTGCCGATGGATTGGGCTACGGTGACAATACAAAGGCGGCCCTGATCACAAGAGGCATTGCGGAAATATCCAGGCTGGGAACGGCTATGGGCGGCAAATTCCAGACCTTTTGCGGTTTGTCCGGGATCGGGGATTTGATCGTGACCTGTGCAAGTATGCACAGCAGGAACCGGAGAGCAGGAATCCTCATTGGCCAGGGAAAAACCATGGAAGAGGCCACAAAGGAAGTAAAGATGGTGGTGGAAGGTATTTACTCTGCCAAAGCAGCCCTGGCCCTGTCGGTAAAATACGGCATTTCCATGCCCATTGTGGAACAGGTAAATGCGGTCCTCTTTGACGGCAAACCCGCATCAGAGGCTGTGAAGGATTTAATGTTAAGGGATAAAACCATTGAAAGCTCTGATCTGCCCTGGGATAAATAG
- a CDS encoding ABC transporter substrate-binding protein has translation MKKSMKKLLSLGMAVALAASLTACGGGKTSETTTAAESNAASGETTEAAKASGEGSFKIGGIGPITGGAAIYGQAVMRGAELAIDEINAGGGIGGAQIEYNFQDDEHDTEKAVNAYNTLKDWGMQMLVGTVTSAPCIAVGAESSNDNMFQLTPSGSAVDCAKFDNQFRVCFSDPNQGAASAQYIGENKLATKVAVIYDSSDVYSSGIHDKFLSEAANQGIEIVSDEAFTADNNTNFSVQLQKAQDSGAELVFLPIYYSQAALILAQAKQMGYEPQFFGCDGLDGILTVENFDTALAENVMLLTPFAADAQDELTQKFVATFKEKYGEIPNQFAADGYDAVYAIKAAAEKAGITADMDASAICDALKISMTEISMNGLTGENMKWSKDGEPDKAPKAVKIVNGVYTAM, from the coding sequence ATGAAAAAATCTATGAAGAAGTTACTGAGTCTTGGCATGGCAGTCGCTTTGGCAGCGTCTTTAACTGCATGCGGGGGCGGCAAAACTTCAGAAACCACCACTGCCGCAGAGTCAAACGCGGCATCAGGAGAGACTACAGAAGCAGCAAAGGCCTCTGGAGAAGGCTCCTTTAAAATCGGAGGTATCGGACCGATTACCGGCGGAGCAGCCATTTATGGACAGGCTGTTATGCGCGGTGCAGAACTGGCCATTGACGAGATCAACGCAGGCGGCGGAATAGGCGGCGCTCAGATCGAGTACAACTTCCAGGATGATGAACACGATACGGAAAAGGCAGTTAATGCTTACAATACCTTAAAGGACTGGGGTATGCAGATGTTAGTCGGCACCGTTACCTCCGCTCCATGTATTGCAGTAGGTGCGGAGTCCAGTAACGACAACATGTTCCAGCTCACTCCTTCCGGTTCTGCAGTGGACTGTGCAAAATTCGACAACCAGTTCCGTGTATGCTTCTCTGATCCAAACCAGGGAGCAGCTTCCGCACAGTACATCGGCGAGAACAAGCTGGCTACCAAGGTTGCCGTTATTTATGACAGCTCCGATGTTTATTCATCTGGTATCCATGATAAATTCCTTTCCGAAGCAGCTAATCAGGGAATTGAAATTGTGTCTGATGAGGCATTTACCGCAGATAACAATACCAACTTCTCCGTACAGCTTCAGAAGGCTCAGGATTCAGGCGCTGAGCTTGTATTCCTTCCAATTTACTATTCCCAGGCTGCCCTGATCCTTGCTCAGGCAAAGCAGATGGGATATGAGCCCCAGTTTTTTGGCTGTGACGGACTTGACGGAATTTTGACCGTAGAAAACTTTGACACTGCACTGGCTGAAAATGTAATGCTTCTGACACCGTTTGCCGCTGATGCACAGGATGAGCTGACACAGAAGTTTGTTGCAACATTCAAAGAGAAATACGGTGAGATACCGAACCAGTTTGCTGCCGACGGTTATGATGCGGTTTACGCCATCAAAGCTGCTGCTGAAAAGGCAGGGATCACAGCAGACATGGATGCTTCAGCAATCTGTGACGCTTTAAAGATATCTATGACAGAAATTTCCATGAACGGCTTAACAGGCGAGAACATGAAGTGGTCTAAAGACGGAGAACCGGATAAGGCTCCTAAGGCTGTTAAGATCGTAAACGGTGTTTACACTGCAATGTAA
- a CDS encoding branched-chain amino acid ABC transporter permease, which yields MSFISYFINGLSLGSVYAIIALGYTMVYGIAKMLNFAHGDVIMIGGYVVFTVVSTMGLGPVAGILLAVILCTVLGVVIEGVAYRPLRMASPLAVLITAIGVSYLLQNIALLVFGSNPKSFTSVVTVPALKLSQGKLTISGETIVTIISCVIIMIGLTAFIKKTRAGQAMLAVSEDKGAAQLMGINVDGTIALTFAIGSSLAAVAGALLCSAYPTLTPYTGSMPGIKAFVAAVFGGIGSIPGAFIGGLLLGVIENLSKAYISSQLSDAIVFAVLIVVLLVKPTGILGKKINEKV from the coding sequence ATGAGTTTCATATCCTATTTTATTAATGGTCTAAGCCTGGGCAGCGTTTATGCGATCATTGCCCTGGGGTATACCATGGTATATGGCATTGCCAAGATGCTTAACTTTGCTCATGGCGATGTAATTATGATCGGAGGATACGTGGTGTTCACAGTTGTCAGCACAATGGGCCTTGGCCCGGTTGCCGGCATACTCCTTGCAGTGATCTTATGCACAGTACTTGGCGTCGTCATTGAGGGTGTTGCTTACCGTCCTCTGCGCATGGCAAGTCCTCTTGCAGTTCTGATCACGGCAATCGGTGTGAGCTACCTTCTCCAAAACATCGCACTGCTCGTTTTTGGTTCCAATCCAAAATCCTTTACTTCTGTCGTGACAGTTCCGGCACTTAAGCTTTCCCAGGGAAAGCTCACCATTTCCGGTGAGACCATTGTCACAATTATCAGCTGTGTTATCATTATGATCGGTCTGACTGCATTCATCAAAAAGACAAGAGCAGGACAGGCCATGCTTGCTGTATCGGAAGATAAGGGTGCTGCCCAGCTCATGGGAATCAATGTGGATGGAACCATTGCCCTTACGTTTGCAATTGGCTCCTCTTTGGCGGCTGTGGCAGGTGCGCTTCTTTGTTCCGCTTATCCCACTCTTACTCCCTATACCGGCTCCATGCCAGGAATTAAGGCATTCGTAGCCGCCGTATTTGGCGGGATCGGGTCTATTCCCGGAGCGTTTATCGGCGGACTTTTATTGGGCGTCATTGAAAACTTAAGCAAGGCTTATATTTCTTCCCAGCTTTCCGATGCCATCGTATTTGCAGTTCTTATTGTTGTTCTTCTTGTAAAGCCTACTGGAATCCTGGGTAAGAAGATCAACGAGAAAGTATAG
- a CDS encoding branched-chain amino acid ABC transporter permease yields MEKSVKNKFRLSKTLRSNLITYGIVIAAFIIVQLLVNAGQVSSLMKGLLVPLCIYTIMAISLNLTVGILGELSLGHAGFMCVGAFSSSLFSIAMLEAIPNTGIRFFFAILIGAAAAALAGIVVGIPVLRLRGDYLAIVTLAFGEIIKNVVNVIYIGKDGAGLHFSMKNAMALNMAKDGKVILNGAQGITGTPKNSTFVIGVILILITLVIVLNLIHSRSGRAIMSVRDNRIAAESIGINITKYKLMAFTISASLAGVAGVLYSHNLSALTATQKNFGYNQSIMILVFVVLGGIGNIRGSMISAVILTLLPELLRGLNTYRMLIYAIILIVMMIFNWSPKLIDFRKRYFHKNRAEKERV; encoded by the coding sequence ATGGAAAAAAGTGTGAAGAATAAATTTCGTCTGAGTAAGACCTTAAGAAGCAATCTGATAACTTACGGCATTGTGATCGCTGCATTTATAATTGTACAGCTTTTGGTGAATGCCGGCCAGGTAAGCAGCCTGATGAAAGGCCTTTTGGTGCCTCTCTGCATATATACCATCATGGCAATATCCTTAAACTTGACCGTAGGCATCCTTGGAGAATTGAGCCTGGGACATGCAGGCTTCATGTGTGTGGGCGCATTTTCCAGTTCCCTGTTTTCCATTGCCATGCTGGAAGCCATTCCAAACACAGGAATCCGTTTCTTTTTTGCCATTTTGATCGGAGCAGCCGCGGCTGCACTGGCAGGTATTGTGGTCGGAATTCCGGTTTTAAGGCTTCGCGGCGATTATTTAGCCATTGTAACCCTGGCATTCGGGGAAATTATAAAAAACGTGGTAAACGTGATTTATATTGGAAAAGATGGGGCAGGACTTCATTTTTCCATGAAAAATGCAATGGCTCTTAATATGGCAAAAGATGGAAAGGTAATCTTAAACGGTGCTCAGGGAATTACCGGAACGCCTAAAAACTCTACCTTTGTCATTGGTGTGATCCTTATTCTGATCACCCTTGTGATTGTTCTTAATTTGATTCATTCCAGGTCGGGACGTGCCATCATGTCAGTGCGCGATAACCGCATTGCGGCAGAATCCATTGGCATCAATATCACGAAATACAAACTAATGGCTTTTACTATTTCCGCCTCTCTGGCAGGCGTGGCCGGTGTCCTGTATTCCCATAACCTTTCTGCGCTTACTGCAACGCAGAAGAACTTTGGTTATAACCAGTCCATTATGATCCTTGTATTCGTAGTTCTCGGCGGAATCGGAAATATCCGCGGTTCCATGATCTCTGCGGTCATCCTGACTTTGCTTCCGGAGCTTTTGAGAGGTTTAAATACTTACCGGATGCTGATTTACGCCATTATCCTGATCGTTATGATGATTTTCAACTGGAGTCCGAAGCTGATTGATTTCAGGAAGCGGTATTTCCATAAGAACAGGGCAGAAAAGGAGAGGGTATAA